Proteins from a genomic interval of Cupriavidus pauculus:
- a CDS encoding VOC family protein produces the protein MIRHQKLGRIELNVTDPQRSRRFYEDVVGLQYVDTGSEGEIRLRCDHDHHSLVLYPGKAAGLRCAGFMLQDAAQFAPLLERLDAAGLPVEHVPADTCAARAQARAIRVFEPLVGAMLEFYVPAPDSARPFAPTVTRIQRLGHVVFNTPDAARAVAFWRDVLNFRESDSVGDVITFMRCWPNPYHHGIGIARFERRCLHHVNYMVTEIDDIGRALTRLKSAGSDVVFGPGRHPASDSVFLYFLDPDGLTMEYSFGMEAFPETFPRAPRRIEPSPLSLDYWGSTRDPRCFTGAGANAVPATEEARP, from the coding sequence ATGATCCGACACCAGAAACTGGGCCGCATCGAGCTCAACGTGACCGATCCGCAGCGCTCGCGCCGCTTCTACGAGGACGTGGTGGGCCTGCAGTACGTGGATACCGGCAGCGAAGGCGAGATCCGGCTGCGCTGCGACCACGATCACCACAGCCTCGTGCTGTATCCCGGCAAGGCGGCCGGGCTGCGCTGCGCGGGCTTCATGCTGCAGGACGCCGCGCAGTTCGCGCCGCTGCTGGAGCGCCTGGACGCGGCCGGCCTGCCGGTGGAGCACGTGCCGGCCGACACCTGTGCCGCGCGGGCGCAGGCGCGCGCCATCCGCGTGTTCGAGCCGCTGGTGGGTGCCATGCTGGAGTTCTACGTGCCGGCGCCGGACTCGGCCCGGCCGTTCGCGCCCACGGTGACGCGCATCCAGCGCCTGGGCCACGTGGTCTTCAACACGCCCGATGCGGCCCGCGCCGTGGCGTTCTGGCGCGACGTGCTGAACTTCCGCGAATCGGATTCGGTGGGCGATGTCATCACGTTCATGCGCTGCTGGCCCAACCCGTATCACCATGGCATCGGCATCGCCCGCTTCGAGCGGCGCTGCCTGCACCACGTCAACTACATGGTGACCGAGATCGACGACATCGGCCGGGCGCTCACGCGGCTGAAGTCGGCCGGCTCCGACGTGGTGTTCGGGCCGGGCCGGCATCCGGCGTCGGACAGCGTCTTCCTGTACTTCCTGGACCCGGACGGCCTGACGATGGAATACAGCTTCGGCATGGAAGCGTTCCCGGAGACCTTTCCGCGCGCGCCGCGCCGCATCGAGCCGTCGCCGCTGTCACTGGATTACTGGGGCTCGACCCGCGACCCGCGCTGCTTTACCGGCGCCGGCGCCAATGCCGTGCCCGCTACCGAGGAGGCCCGCCCATGA
- a CDS encoding flavin reductase family protein gives MSADIITPSIDSRDLRNALGRFATGVCVVTTRTADGQRAALTINSFCSVSLDPPLVAWYLSDRAPSLQAFSESEYFAVHVLTAEQQHLASHFARPSPDKFAILGDGVRPGLGDVPLLDGALACFECRTTTVVPFGDHVMMLGQVERFGYGAQTPLLFHAGKFMAREPVLQT, from the coding sequence ATGAGCGCCGACATCATCACCCCGTCCATCGACAGCCGGGACCTGCGCAACGCGCTGGGACGATTCGCCACCGGCGTCTGCGTCGTGACCACCCGTACCGCCGACGGCCAGCGCGCGGCGCTGACGATCAACTCGTTCTGCTCCGTGTCGCTGGACCCGCCGCTGGTGGCGTGGTACCTGAGCGACCGCGCGCCGAGCCTGCAGGCGTTCTCGGAGTCCGAGTACTTCGCCGTGCACGTGCTGACGGCCGAGCAGCAGCACCTGGCGTCGCATTTCGCGCGGCCGTCGCCTGACAAGTTCGCCATCCTGGGCGATGGGGTGCGCCCCGGCCTGGGCGACGTGCCGCTGCTGGACGGCGCGCTGGCGTGCTTCGAATGCCGCACCACCACGGTGGTGCCGTTCGGCGACCACGTGATGATGCTGGGACAGGTGGAACGGTTCGGCTACGGCGCGCAGACGCCGCTGCTGTTCCACGCCGGCAAGTTCATGGCGCGCGAGCCCGTGCTGCAGACCTAG
- a CDS encoding MFS transporter, with protein MHAPNRPTQLFRGHWWIVIGSVLGLIVGNVTVLQFSASVLMKPIMAEFGWNRSVLSAAVMLGSIFAAIATPVAGKLIDARGIKPVTLAAITLFSLAIAAMSLAPPVPAAFLAMFALMGLFSAGQAPLPYAKAIAAAFDRQRGLAMGIAMTGVGLGAALVPRLTQSYLDHFGWRGAFVAVGVTVFCIAFPAVALLVRDVSVDAGNVAARVRQLPGLAARDALRHKDFWVMAVVFLCIPIVANGTIVHLVPLLTDRGIPSSQAVTVFSGIGASLIVGRLLCGYLLDRFFGPHVAIAFVLLPALGVLTLLGSSDVALTTVGAVLVGIGMGAEVDLIAYLQSRYFGLRAFGQIYGYLFAAFTVGTGLGPFVMGATYDLAGSYRPALLAFVAVLACAALMLLRLPRQYPFPVQGAPRPAGQDDASRATVA; from the coding sequence GTGCACGCCCCCAACCGTCCCACGCAACTGTTTCGCGGCCACTGGTGGATCGTCATCGGCTCGGTCCTCGGGCTGATCGTCGGCAACGTCACCGTGCTGCAGTTCTCGGCCTCGGTGCTGATGAAGCCGATCATGGCCGAGTTCGGCTGGAACCGCAGCGTGCTGTCCGCCGCCGTGATGCTGGGCTCGATCTTCGCGGCCATCGCCACGCCGGTGGCCGGCAAGCTGATCGACGCCCGCGGCATCAAGCCGGTCACGCTCGCGGCCATTACGCTGTTCTCGCTGGCCATCGCGGCCATGTCGCTGGCGCCGCCGGTGCCGGCCGCGTTCCTGGCGATGTTCGCGCTGATGGGTTTGTTCAGCGCCGGCCAGGCGCCGCTGCCGTACGCCAAGGCGATTGCGGCGGCCTTCGACCGCCAGCGCGGGCTGGCCATGGGCATCGCCATGACCGGCGTGGGCCTGGGCGCGGCGCTGGTGCCGCGCCTGACGCAGTCCTACCTGGACCACTTCGGCTGGCGCGGGGCCTTTGTCGCGGTGGGTGTGACGGTGTTCTGCATCGCGTTTCCCGCCGTGGCGCTGCTGGTCCGCGACGTGTCCGTCGACGCCGGCAACGTGGCGGCGCGGGTGCGGCAACTGCCGGGGCTGGCCGCGCGCGATGCGCTGCGCCACAAGGACTTCTGGGTCATGGCGGTGGTCTTCCTGTGCATCCCGATCGTCGCCAACGGCACCATCGTCCATCTGGTGCCGCTGCTGACCGACCGGGGCATCCCGTCCAGCCAGGCCGTGACGGTGTTCTCGGGCATTGGCGCGTCGCTGATCGTCGGGCGCCTGCTGTGCGGCTATCTGCTGGACCGTTTCTTCGGCCCCCATGTCGCCATCGCGTTCGTGCTGCTGCCGGCGCTGGGCGTGCTGACGCTGCTGGGCAGCAGCGACGTGGCGCTGACCACGGTGGGCGCGGTGCTGGTGGGCATCGGCATGGGCGCCGAGGTGGACCTGATCGCCTACCTGCAGAGCCGCTACTTCGGCCTGCGCGCGTTCGGCCAGATCTACGGCTACCTGTTCGCGGCCTTCACGGTCGGCACCGGCCTGGGGCCGTTCGTGATGGGGGCCACCTACGACCTGGCCGGGTCCTACCGCCCGGCGCTGCTCGCCTTTGTCGCGGTGCTGGCCTGCGCGGCGCTGATGCTGCTGCGCCTGCCACGCCAGTACCCGTTCCCGGTGCAGGGCGCGCCGCGCCCGGCCGGCCAGGACGACGCCTCGCGCGCGACGGTGGCCTAG
- a CDS encoding fumarylacetoacetate hydrolase family protein, translating to MKLVTYLHNGNTSIGKVEGDLVIDLPRNDPALPDTMQELLEAGPAALDRARAVRGGFTAPLSAVTLLAPVPKPSKYLAIGMNYRKHVAEAAKVGVHTPPVQVWFNKQVSCINDPFGDVHMPVVSAQLDYEVELCAVIGTRCRHVSREDAPSVIAGYMVCNDVSVRDWQLASQTMTIGKSFDTCGPIGPWIVTPDELGDPHALRLRMWVNGELRQDDVTGAMIHDIYDQVVHLSKAFTLEPGDLLATGTPSGVGVAMDPPSYLKVGDVMRAEIDGIGHIENRVVAEPA from the coding sequence ATGAAGCTCGTTACCTATCTCCACAACGGCAATACGTCCATCGGCAAGGTCGAGGGCGACCTCGTGATCGATCTGCCGCGCAACGATCCGGCCCTGCCCGACACCATGCAGGAACTGCTCGAAGCCGGCCCGGCCGCGCTGGACCGCGCCCGCGCCGTGCGCGGCGGCTTTACCGCGCCACTGTCGGCGGTGACGCTGCTGGCACCGGTGCCCAAGCCGTCGAAATACCTGGCCATCGGCATGAACTACCGCAAGCACGTGGCGGAGGCGGCCAAGGTGGGCGTCCATACGCCGCCCGTGCAGGTCTGGTTCAACAAGCAGGTGTCGTGCATCAACGACCCGTTCGGCGACGTGCACATGCCGGTGGTCTCGGCGCAGCTCGACTACGAGGTGGAACTGTGCGCGGTCATCGGCACCCGCTGCCGGCATGTGAGCCGCGAGGACGCCCCGTCGGTCATCGCCGGCTACATGGTCTGCAACGACGTGTCCGTGCGCGACTGGCAGCTGGCGTCGCAGACGATGACCATCGGCAAGTCGTTCGACACGTGCGGCCCGATCGGCCCGTGGATCGTCACCCCAGACGAACTGGGCGACCCCCACGCGCTGCGCCTGCGGATGTGGGTCAACGGCGAACTGCGCCAGGACGACGTGACCGGCGCGATGATCCACGACATCTACGACCAGGTGGTGCATCTGTCGAAGGCATTCACGCTGGAGCCAGGCGACCTGCTGGCCACCGGCACGCCGTCCGGCGTGGGCGTGGCGATGGACCCGCCGTCCTACCTGAAGGTGGGCGACGTCATGCGCGCCGAGATCGACGGCATCGGCCACATCGAGAACCGCGTGGTGGCCGAACCCGCCTGA
- a CDS encoding amidohydrolase family protein, which produces MQTKNEVVDPCQAGRPASPMRRRIGAMLGGLLASQAVPARAQSQPQPQSQPQPQDGMAGVQRIDVHHHILPPVFRQAMGEEAIGAPAPNRVAPQWKVADSLGLMDRQGITTAVVSAPPLWMPDMARTRQLTRACNEFAAQMVSDHPSRFGTFSALPLPDVRAAMAEITHAFDVLKADGIGLMTNYGDKYLGHADFAPVFAELNRRKAVVYVHPTSCQCHRGLLPEQPDSLIEFPHDTTRAVSSLMFSGVFSRCPDIRFIFSHAGGTVPYLATRMAILGSLDKTLARQVPEGVMPLLKRLYYDTAIAANPISMAALRKLVTPANIVLGTDFPFVPETGTQATFAGLRDVGFSAEELRAVEGGNAARLLARVASQGARLGTAQAS; this is translated from the coding sequence ATGCAAACCAAGAACGAAGTCGTGGACCCCTGTCAGGCCGGCCGTCCGGCCAGCCCGATGCGCCGCCGGATCGGCGCGATGCTGGGCGGCCTGCTGGCCAGCCAGGCCGTACCCGCGCGTGCGCAGTCGCAACCGCAACCACAGTCGCAGCCGCAGCCGCAGGACGGCATGGCGGGCGTGCAGCGCATCGACGTCCACCATCACATCCTGCCGCCGGTCTTCCGCCAGGCCATGGGCGAGGAGGCCATCGGCGCGCCGGCGCCGAACCGCGTGGCGCCGCAGTGGAAGGTGGCCGATTCGCTGGGCCTGATGGACCGGCAGGGCATCACCACCGCCGTGGTCTCGGCGCCGCCGCTGTGGATGCCCGACATGGCCAGGACGCGCCAGCTCACGCGCGCCTGCAACGAGTTCGCCGCGCAGATGGTCAGCGACCACCCGTCGCGCTTCGGCACGTTCAGCGCGCTGCCGTTGCCCGACGTGCGCGCGGCCATGGCCGAGATCACCCATGCGTTCGACGTGCTGAAGGCCGACGGCATCGGCCTGATGACCAACTATGGCGACAAGTACCTGGGGCACGCCGATTTCGCGCCGGTCTTTGCGGAACTGAACCGCCGCAAGGCCGTGGTCTACGTGCATCCCACGTCGTGCCAGTGCCATCGCGGCCTGCTGCCGGAGCAGCCCGATTCGCTGATCGAGTTCCCGCATGACACCACGCGCGCCGTGTCCAGCCTGATGTTCTCGGGCGTGTTCAGCCGCTGCCCGGACATCCGCTTCATCTTCTCGCACGCCGGCGGCACGGTGCCCTACCTGGCCACGCGCATGGCTATCCTCGGCTCGCTGGACAAGACGCTGGCCCGCCAGGTGCCAGAGGGCGTGATGCCGTTGCTCAAGCGGCTGTACTACGACACCGCGATTGCCGCGAACCCGATCTCGATGGCGGCGCTGCGCAAGCTGGTCACGCCGGCCAACATCGTCCTGGGTACCGATTTTCCGTTTGTTCCGGAAACCGGCACGCAGGCCACGTTTGCCGGGCTGCGGGATGTGGGCTTCAGCGCCGAGGAGCTGCGCGCGGTGGAAGGCGGCAACGCGGCGCGGCTGCTGGCGCGGGTGGCCAGCCAGGGTGCGCGGCTGGGGACGGCGCAGGCGAGCTAG
- a CDS encoding porin, with the protein MKLKHLALGCAAALPALAGAQSVTLYGVVDTGVEMVNHAGPTQGTVVRMPNLSASVPSRWGLRGVEDLGGGLKSQFVLESGFAPDTGAANFGNRLFGRQAWVGLSGDWGQVAFGRQYTMMFWATLDADILGPNTFGSGALDPTIPNSRADNAISYKGKFGGLTVGATYSFGRDAAVAAPSPSSNNCAGENPADKRACREWSALLMYETPHFGVAAAYDSWRGGPGAFGGLTSSGRKDDRLSLSAYTLFDRVKAGAGWLRHDNDGNPAPRSDLFWLGGSYDLTPAFTVAGQVYHQRYHNSANKAWLYAVRGTYNFSKRTAIYATAGFIDNGGQLAQSVSSNPGASASPGGTQLGAMLGVKHIF; encoded by the coding sequence ATCAAACTGAAACACCTGGCGCTGGGCTGCGCGGCGGCGCTGCCGGCGCTGGCGGGCGCGCAGTCCGTGACGCTGTACGGCGTGGTCGATACGGGCGTGGAGATGGTCAACCACGCCGGCCCGACGCAGGGCACCGTGGTGCGCATGCCTAACCTGTCCGCCTCGGTGCCGTCGCGCTGGGGGCTGCGCGGCGTGGAAGACCTGGGCGGCGGCCTGAAATCGCAGTTCGTGCTGGAATCGGGCTTCGCGCCTGATACCGGCGCGGCCAATTTCGGCAACCGCCTGTTCGGCCGGCAAGCGTGGGTGGGGCTGTCGGGAGACTGGGGCCAGGTCGCGTTCGGGCGCCAGTACACGATGATGTTCTGGGCCACGCTCGACGCGGACATCCTGGGGCCGAACACGTTCGGGTCCGGCGCGCTCGATCCGACGATCCCGAACTCGCGCGCGGACAACGCCATCTCGTACAAGGGCAAGTTCGGCGGGCTGACGGTGGGCGCCACCTACAGCTTTGGCCGCGACGCGGCGGTGGCCGCGCCCAGTCCGTCGAGCAACAACTGCGCGGGCGAGAATCCCGCCGACAAGCGGGCCTGCCGCGAGTGGTCGGCGCTGCTGATGTACGAGACGCCGCACTTCGGCGTGGCGGCGGCCTACGATTCGTGGCGCGGCGGCCCGGGCGCCTTTGGCGGCCTTACCAGCAGCGGCCGCAAGGACGACCGGCTGTCGCTCAGCGCCTATACGCTGTTCGATCGCGTGAAGGCCGGGGCGGGCTGGCTGCGGCATGACAACGATGGTAATCCCGCGCCGCGCAGCGACCTGTTCTGGCTCGGGGGCTCGTATGACCTGACGCCGGCGTTCACGGTGGCCGGGCAGGTCTATCACCAGCGCTATCACAACAGCGCCAACAAGGCATGGCTCTACGCGGTGCGCGGCACGTACAACTTCTCGAAGCGCACGGCCATCTACGCCACGGCCGGGTTCATCGACAACGGCGGGCAACTGGCCCAGTCCGTGAGCAGCAATCCGGGCGCCAGTGCGTCGCCCGGCGGCACGCAGCTCGGGGCGATGCTCGGCGTCAAGCACATCTTCTGA
- a CDS encoding MarR family winged helix-turn-helix transcriptional regulator codes for MPKSTSTPRANGSVPAAATKSPVRPGRAGMQPLPAERPDHDLDHSVGYLLNRAASIIAARFSDDLKPHNINLQAWRVLAALRHEDHQTLSDLASHTGAEISYLSRAVAALEERGFLRRDVSATDKRNIHLSLTPAGGAIVAELAPRAWDIERASMSGVSPEELAATLKTLRAIFTNLVDGCQSATGVNRKLTVARRVRRKAAQDDPDLTA; via the coding sequence ATGCCGAAGTCCACCTCCACGCCGCGCGCGAACGGGTCCGTCCCCGCCGCGGCGACCAAGTCACCGGTCCGGCCGGGCCGCGCCGGGATGCAGCCGCTGCCGGCCGAACGTCCCGACCACGACCTGGACCACTCCGTCGGCTACCTGCTCAATCGCGCCGCCAGCATCATCGCCGCGCGATTCAGCGACGACCTGAAGCCGCACAACATCAACCTTCAGGCGTGGCGGGTGCTGGCCGCGCTGCGCCACGAGGACCACCAGACGCTGTCCGACCTGGCCAGCCACACCGGCGCGGAAATCTCGTACCTGTCCCGCGCGGTGGCGGCGCTGGAGGAGCGCGGCTTCCTGCGGCGCGACGTGTCGGCGACGGACAAGCGCAACATCCACCTGTCCCTGACGCCCGCCGGCGGCGCCATCGTCGCCGAACTGGCGCCGCGCGCCTGGGACATCGAGCGCGCGTCGATGTCCGGCGTGTCGCCCGAGGAACTGGCCGCCACGCTCAAGACGCTGCGGGCCATCTTCACCAACCTCGTCGACGGCTGCCAGAGCGCCACGGGCGTCAACCGCAAGCTGACCGTGGCGCGCCGGGTGCGGCGCAAGGCGGCGCAGGACGATCCGGACCTGACCGCCTGA
- a CDS encoding LysR family transcriptional regulator, with product MDLGALSLLVDIIDAGNLSRAAVQLGMSRANVSKRLNQFERQLGAELLRRSTRQLEPTELGWQLYEHGRAIRHELMAAQESVQSLGKRLSGTVRLSVPSGFGQHTMSAWFVEFMRLYPAITLNVIFDNDIDDLVKGAVDFAVRVMGEAPSNAVSHSLGDVEYVACATPQLVRETGMPHTLDQFKDLPLITSELTGQKLLVAGRAGTAGGQAQIRPRLMSANFFFLRDTILQGLGVGLVPRYMVDRDLAAGTLLQLPLPPQDLAFLRTTMYLLYMPARYQTRAVTTLIAFVRACAARSPNLGAG from the coding sequence ATGGACTTGGGCGCGCTGTCGCTGCTGGTGGACATCATCGACGCCGGCAACCTGAGCCGGGCGGCCGTGCAGCTGGGCATGAGCCGGGCCAACGTGAGCAAGCGGCTGAACCAGTTCGAGCGGCAACTGGGCGCCGAACTGCTGCGCCGCAGTACGCGGCAACTGGAGCCGACGGAGCTGGGCTGGCAGCTCTACGAGCATGGCCGGGCAATCCGGCACGAGCTGATGGCGGCCCAGGAATCGGTCCAGAGCCTGGGCAAGCGGCTCAGCGGCACGGTGCGGCTGAGCGTGCCGAGCGGGTTCGGCCAGCACACGATGTCGGCGTGGTTTGTCGAATTCATGCGGCTGTATCCGGCCATCACGCTGAACGTGATTTTCGACAACGACATCGACGACCTGGTCAAGGGTGCCGTCGACTTCGCCGTGCGCGTCATGGGCGAGGCGCCGTCCAACGCGGTCTCGCACAGCCTGGGCGACGTGGAGTACGTGGCCTGCGCCACGCCGCAACTGGTGCGCGAAACCGGCATGCCGCACACGCTCGACCAGTTCAAGGACCTGCCGCTCATCACGTCCGAACTGACCGGCCAGAAGCTGCTGGTGGCCGGGCGCGCCGGCACGGCGGGCGGCCAGGCCCAGATCCGGCCCCGGCTGATGTCGGCCAACTTCTTCTTCCTGCGCGACACAATCCTGCAAGGGCTGGGCGTGGGCCTGGTGCCCCGCTACATGGTCGACCGCGACCTCGCGGCCGGCACGCTGCTGCAACTGCCGCTGCCGCCCCAAGACCTGGCCTTCCTGCGCACGACGATGTACCTGCTCTACATGCCCGCGCGCTACCAGACCCGGGCGGTGACCACGCTGATTGCGTTCGTGCGGGCCTGCGCGGCCCGCTCGCCGAACCTGGGGGCGGGCTGA
- a CDS encoding CaiB/BaiF CoA transferase family protein: protein MQQEQKAAPLPLAGLRVLDLSRVLAGPMCAMALADLGADVVKVEHPSRGDDTRDWGVRIGTRNTSYFNSANRNKRSVTLDLQSEEGAALARQLAAQSDVVIQNFKVGGAEKLGLGYDQLAALNPRLVYCSISGYARFTPEAERPGYDLVVQGEAGVMATNGEAGQGPLKFGVAAVDMFTGMYAAQAILAALYARQSTGRGRHVQMALYDCGLMITSYYGMEALLKQGDPPKFGNAHPSIVPYGVFEAADGPLVITVGNNGQFQRFCRDVIGRPEWAEDERFATNTARSAHRDTLLAEIRAALRTFSRADLLQRLTAAQIPCGEVLGMLDALQSERTAQAGLLHRFDDSEAGPQAVLAPPYAMDGQRMPVRLPPPHMGQHTHEVFRERLALDDAAIAGLRARGVI, encoded by the coding sequence ATGCAACAAGAACAGAAAGCAGCGCCGCTGCCGCTGGCCGGCTTGCGCGTGCTGGACCTTTCGCGCGTGCTGGCCGGCCCGATGTGCGCGATGGCGCTGGCCGACCTGGGCGCCGATGTCGTCAAGGTGGAGCATCCGTCGCGCGGCGACGATACCCGCGACTGGGGCGTGCGCATCGGCACGCGCAATACGTCGTATTTCAACAGCGCCAACCGCAACAAGCGGTCCGTCACGCTGGACCTGCAAAGCGAGGAGGGCGCGGCGCTGGCCCGCCAACTGGCGGCCCAGAGCGACGTGGTGATCCAGAACTTCAAGGTTGGCGGCGCCGAAAAGCTCGGGCTGGGCTACGACCAGCTCGCCGCGCTGAACCCCCGCCTGGTCTACTGCTCGATCTCCGGCTACGCCCGCTTCACGCCCGAGGCGGAGCGCCCCGGCTACGACCTCGTGGTGCAGGGCGAGGCCGGCGTGATGGCGACCAACGGCGAGGCCGGCCAGGGGCCGCTCAAGTTCGGCGTGGCCGCCGTCGACATGTTCACGGGCATGTACGCGGCGCAGGCCATCCTGGCCGCGCTGTACGCGCGCCAGTCCACCGGCCGGGGCCGCCACGTGCAGATGGCCCTGTACGACTGCGGGCTCATGATCACGTCCTACTACGGCATGGAAGCGCTGCTCAAGCAGGGCGACCCGCCCAAGTTCGGCAACGCCCATCCGTCGATCGTGCCCTACGGCGTGTTCGAGGCGGCCGACGGCCCGCTGGTCATCACCGTGGGCAACAATGGCCAGTTCCAGCGCTTCTGCCGCGACGTGATCGGCCGCCCCGAATGGGCCGAGGACGAACGCTTTGCCACCAATACGGCGCGCTCCGCGCATCGCGACACGCTGCTGGCCGAGATTCGCGCCGCGCTGCGCACGTTCAGCCGGGCCGATCTGCTGCAGCGGCTGACCGCGGCGCAGATTCCGTGCGGCGAGGTGCTGGGCATGCTCGACGCGCTGCAGTCCGAACGCACCGCGCAGGCGGGCCTGCTCCATCGCTTCGACGACAGCGAGGCCGGCCCGCAGGCCGTGCTGGCGCCGCCGTACGCGATGGACGGCCAGCGCATGCCCGTGCGCCTGCCGCCGCCGCACATGGGCCAGCACACGCACGAGGTGTTCCGCGAACGGCTGGCGCTCGACGACGCCGCCATCGCGGGCCTGCGCGCGCGCGGCGTGATCTGA
- a CDS encoding tripartite tricarboxylate transporter substrate binding protein has product MTHLLNRRRVLKAGAVASLAALLPAAMAKTGWPDKFIKMVVAFPAGGPTDTAARIVAQKLSERLGQQVIIENKPGASGSIGTASFIKSPPDGYNLSMFGMPALLAPLMYKTNAYDVKKDFLSVATVYVLPMAIVINPQVVPGVETLPDLIRFAKASKTPLSYTSSGTGSFGHLAMEQLKDLGHFDMLHVPYRGSAPAVADLLGGQVGIMFADVVAALPHIRAGKLKAIALSSPNARVLLPNVKTVSEQGFPGFDFDSWGGLIAPLDTPQAIVDRIASETRSIIGSDKELQQKLVTAGAIASFQDGKQMQARLNKDYDRWSAIVKEKNISAN; this is encoded by the coding sequence ATGACCCATCTGCTGAACCGCCGCCGCGTGCTCAAGGCGGGCGCCGTCGCATCGCTGGCCGCCCTGCTGCCCGCCGCGATGGCCAAGACTGGCTGGCCCGACAAGTTCATCAAGATGGTGGTGGCCTTTCCGGCCGGCGGCCCCACCGATACGGCCGCGCGCATCGTGGCCCAGAAGCTGTCCGAGCGCCTGGGCCAGCAGGTGATCATCGAGAACAAGCCGGGCGCGTCGGGTTCCATCGGCACGGCCAGCTTCATCAAGAGCCCGCCCGACGGCTACAACCTGTCGATGTTCGGCATGCCGGCGCTGCTGGCGCCGCTGATGTACAAGACCAACGCCTACGACGTGAAGAAGGATTTCCTGTCGGTGGCCACGGTCTACGTGCTGCCGATGGCCATCGTCATCAACCCGCAGGTGGTGCCGGGCGTGGAAACACTGCCCGACCTGATCCGCTTTGCCAAGGCCAGCAAGACGCCGCTGAGCTACACCAGCTCGGGCACGGGCAGCTTTGGCCACCTGGCGATGGAGCAGCTCAAGGACCTGGGCCACTTCGACATGCTGCACGTGCCGTACCGGGGCAGCGCGCCGGCCGTGGCCGACCTGCTGGGCGGCCAGGTGGGCATCATGTTCGCCGACGTGGTGGCCGCGCTGCCGCACATCCGCGCCGGCAAGCTCAAGGCCATCGCGCTGAGCTCGCCCAACGCGCGCGTGCTGCTGCCGAACGTGAAGACGGTGTCCGAGCAGGGCTTCCCGGGCTTCGACTTCGACTCGTGGGGCGGCCTGATCGCGCCGCTGGACACGCCGCAGGCCATCGTGGACCGCATCGCCAGCGAGACGCGCAGCATCATCGGCAGCGACAAGGAGCTGCAGCAGAAGCTGGTGACGGCGGGCGCCATCGCCTCGTTCCAGGACGGCAAGCAGATGCAGGCGCGCCTGAACAAGGACTACGACCGCTGGAGCGCCATCGTCAAGGAAAAGAACATCAGCGCCAATTGA
- a CDS encoding alpha/beta fold hydrolase — protein sequence MQTVRTKDGVDIFYKDWGSGQPIVFSHGWPLSADDWDAQMMFFLNQGFRVIAHDRRGHGRSTQTADGHDMDHYADDLAAVTAHLDLKNAIHVGHSTGGGEVVRYLARHGESRVAKAVLIAAVPPLMVKTEANPGGLPKEVFDGFQAQVANNRAQFYRDIPEGPFYGYNRPGAKAQEGVIANWWRQGMQGGAKAHYDGIVAFSQTDFTEDLKKIGVPTLVMHGDDDQIVPYADSGPLSAKLLRQGTLKTYKGFPHGMPTTHADTINADLLAFIRG from the coding sequence ATGCAAACCGTCAGGACCAAGGATGGCGTCGACATCTTCTACAAGGACTGGGGCAGCGGCCAGCCCATCGTCTTCTCGCACGGCTGGCCGCTGAGCGCGGACGACTGGGACGCGCAGATGATGTTCTTCCTGAACCAGGGCTTCCGCGTGATCGCCCACGACCGGCGCGGCCACGGCCGCTCCACGCAGACCGCCGACGGCCACGACATGGATCACTATGCCGACGACCTGGCGGCGGTGACCGCACATCTGGACCTGAAGAACGCGATCCACGTCGGCCATTCCACCGGCGGCGGCGAGGTGGTGCGCTACCTGGCCCGCCACGGCGAGAGCCGGGTGGCCAAGGCGGTGCTGATTGCCGCCGTGCCGCCGCTGATGGTCAAGACCGAAGCCAACCCGGGCGGGCTGCCGAAGGAGGTGTTCGACGGCTTCCAGGCGCAGGTGGCCAACAACCGCGCGCAGTTCTACCGCGACATCCCGGAAGGCCCGTTCTACGGCTACAACCGGCCCGGCGCGAAGGCGCAGGAAGGCGTGATCGCCAACTGGTGGCGCCAGGGCATGCAGGGCGGCGCCAAGGCGCACTACGACGGCATCGTCGCGTTCTCGCAGACCGATTTCACGGAAGACCTGAAGAAGATTGGCGTGCCGACACTGGTCATGCATGGCGATGACGACCAGATCGTGCCGTACGCCGATTCCGGGCCGCTGTCGGCCAAGCTGCTGCGGCAGGGCACGCTGAAGACGTACAAGGGCTTCCCGCACGGCATGCCGACCACGCACGCGGACACCATCAACGCCGACCTGCTGGCGTTCATCCGCGGCTGA